The Ranitomeya variabilis isolate aRanVar5 chromosome 7, aRanVar5.hap1, whole genome shotgun sequence genome includes a window with the following:
- the LOC143785320 gene encoding apoptosis-associated speck-like protein containing a CARD: MGKTVRDLLLQALENLEKKSFKKFKNKLNDWDIEEEYARIPRGPLEVADPEDVVDLIRRYYMDSYGMKVTVAVLEAINENREAEELETAWKTVNCRTTKREDQGATSRAPIQETSRGATCGDQEHFVDRHRAQLIQRVPLVGQVLDDLLQNKLLTYEGYDTVLSMNPPQNQMRELYRYMSSWGNKDKDKFLQSLKTHNAPLIKTLEKYYNLSIGRRTHSACEGPSRHGRPGQINQRITDKEHFVDRHRAALIGRVVLVDPILDDLRQWRLLTGEHYDTVRSKTTSQEKMRELYRHVDSWGNKDKDCFLQSLKKNNPPLVRDLERN, translated from the exons ATGGGGAAGACGGTGAGGGACCTCCTGCTCCAGGCCCTGGAGAACTTGGAAAAAAAATCCTTTAAGAAGTTTAAGAACAAGTTAAATGATTGGGATATAGAGGAGGAATATGCCCGGATCCCGAGAGGGCCGCTGGAGGTGGCGGACCCCGAGGACGTGGTGGACCTGATCAGACGGTATTACATGGATTCCTATGGCATGAAGGTCACCGTGGCTGTGCTAGAAGCCATCAACGAGAACCGTGAGGCGGAGGAGCTGGAGACAGCCTGGAAGACGG TGAATTGTCGTACAACCAAGAGAGAAGATCAAGGAGCAACATCGAGAG CACCGATTCAGGAAACATCTCGGGGAGCGACATGcggag ATCAGGAGCATTTTGTGGACAGACATCGCGCTCAGCTGATACAACGGGTGCCTCTTGTGGGCCAAGTCCTGGACGACCTCCTTCAGAACAAGCTGCTGACATATGAAGGCTACGACACGGTGCTCAGCATGAACCCCCCCCAGAATCAGATGCGAGAGCTCTACCGATACATGTCATCCTGGGGGAATAAAGACAAGGATAAGTTCCTGCAATCTCTGAAGACACACAACGCTCCGCTCATCAAGACTCTGGA GAAATACTACAACCTCAGCATAGGGCGGCGGACGCATTCTGCGTGCGAAGGACCCTCCAGACATGGCCG TCCCGGCCAGATCAACCAAA GAATTACAGACAAGGAGCATTTTGTGGACAGACATCGCGCCGCACTGATAGGACGGGTGGTTTTGGTGGATCCGATCCTCGATGATCTCCGTCAGTGGAGGCTGCTGACAGGTGAACACTACGACACGGTGCGAAGCAAGACGACCTCCCAGGAGAAGATGCGAGAGCTCTACCGTCACGTGGATTCCTGGGGAAATAAAGACAAGGATTGCTTCCTGCAATCTCTGAAGAAAAATAACCCGCCGCTCGTCAGGGATCTAGAAAGGAACTAA